One Babesia bovis T2Bo chromosome 4 map unlocalized Chr4_1, whole genome shotgun sequence genomic window carries:
- a CDS encoding putative ribosomal protein L29: MPTVGIFLSFVRSLGFLLFITNKLTSAAFRIVANRFFNKHISVYDYDLRSFGSGTSKDSGFPVAEFESLPSWSSLYSRLSIETVIHSGDCEDYDVNSVQYRKARYWRELSTPEIEEEIRKVRKILSKIELYRKTKNPALNPGSLRNTKRTLAQLLFIRHERHLRSLREKAVEGGA, from the exons ATGCCCACGGTTGGCATTTTTCTTTCCTTTGTGCGTTCGTTAGGTTTTCTCCTATTTATAACAAACAAGTTGACTTCTGCGGCTTTCAGGATCGTTGCCAATCGTTTTTTTAACAAGCATATATCCGTCTACGATTACGATTTACGTTCTTTTGGCTCAGGCACTTCAAAGGACTCAGGGTTTCCTGTTGCTGAATTTGAATCACTTCCTTCCTGGTCATCATTGTATAGCCGATTATCAATTGAGACGGTTATTCATTCCGGTGACTGCGAGGACTACGACGTAAATAGCGTGCAGTACCGGAAGGCACGCTACTGGCGTGAACTAAGCACGCCTGAGATAGAAGAG GAGATTCGTAAGGTACGTAAAATACTGAGCAAGATAGAATTATACCGTAAGACCAAGAACCCAGCACTTAATCCCGGATCATTGAGGAACACTAAGCGTACACTGGCCCAGCTTCTGTTTATTCGACATGAGCGTCACCTACGTTCCTTACGAGAGAAAGCAGTTGAGGGAGGCGCCTAA
- a CDS encoding RAP domain family protein produces the protein MYLSCNTLYTCSRNNRYKLQRCLYSSTVCALKDNSLSNHARYLDSNIHLSYNGIVNSPYATSRRLYRSLKAIRHDSLLRKAPVSRRTIASLNDVNQISPLYRFLTRLIDEGGHVDLSLLQKVYVMAIEALKDDSEFALKCIFLVLIAYTGDVPVDVVNQMSKVIDTVRSTTKPALQLEMINIFCAMRNYHPQMHSQLEHRHRAYMEYLDEMGHYIRLSVPHEIEPTQIDSLRATLDSLNVKHYAGISGHIYMPIVIQDSQLAIEFATQSDLQSMSFEARHPIKLKMLLLEQMGWRVTLVKEEQWNSLDTDDTREKYISKLLAYMYMDAQFMYKPAWVKPYVP, from the exons ATGTATCTTAGCTGCAATACGTTATACACCTGCTCTCGTAACAATCGGTATAAGTTACAGCGATGTCTATATTCGTCGACAGTTTGTGCACTCAAGGATAATAGTCTTAGTAACCACGCAAGATATCTGGATAGTAATATCCACTTAAGCTATAATGGCATCGTCAATAGCCCATATGCGACCTCTCGTCGTCTATATAGGTCTTTAAAGGCTATTAGACATGATAGTCTGCTGAGGAAGGCTCCTGTATCTAGGAGAACTATTGCTTCATTGAATGATGTAAACCAGATCAGTCCTTTATATCGATTTTTAACGCGTCTAATTGATGAAGGAGGGCACGTAGACTTATCTTTGTTACAAAAGGTATACGTTATGGCAATAGAAGCTCTGAAAGACGACAGCGAGTTTGCGttgaaatgtatattccTTGTTTTAATCGCATACACCGGCGATGTCCCTGTGGACGTCGTCAATCAAATGTCGAAGGTTATAGATACAGTCAGGAGCACAACTAAGCCCGCTTTACAATTGGAGATGATTAACATTTTTTGCGCAATGCGGAACTATCACCCTCAAATGCATAGCCAACTGGAGCATAGGCACAGAGCGTATATGGAATACCTGGATGAAATGGGTCACTACATACGATTAAGCGTCCCTCATGAAATAGAGCCAACTCAAATTGATTCATTGAGAGCAACATTGGACTCATTGAATGTAAAGCACTATGCCGGAATaagtg GGCACATTTACATGCCTATAGTTATACAGGATAGCCAACTGGCCATTGAATTTGCAACACAAAG TGATCTACAATCTATGTCTTTTGAAGCCCGGCATCCGATAAAATT GAAAATGCTCCTACTAGAACAAATGGGCTGGCGTGTGACCTTGGTGAAAGAAGAACAATGGAATTCACTAGACACGG ATGACACACGAGAAAAGTACATATCGAAATTACTTGCATACATGTATATGGATGCGCAATTCATGTACAAGCCTGCCTGGGTTAAGCCCTACGTTCCCTAA
- a CDS encoding tRNA dimethylallyltransferase, with protein sequence MNTLSDMRHSHLDTHTASFKGDVKPKIIVVLGPTATGKTEASIELALKLKTHNITAEIINADSMQVYKGFDVGTAKPTLDQMQRVRHHLLGTVPPTQMYNASQYVHTAQSLIAEIHANNVLPIIVGGTNLYIEGLLWPSILDMRLQNSETTDAYHGKSVVQLYDELMKLDPQRAAMLHCNDRKRITRSLDVIKTSGMKHSDLIAVRLSEKQEAGSKYDSILFAMHCDPTEHRKRIKRRCHKMIEDGIVDECKELINLIETNAIDKHKGICQSIGYKELIPIIRDTIGNNADIDEQTKELCIEKLEIATWQYARRQRTWITNRFKKSQITRVIAIDTTDVALWNDKVIGTMEREVLMWYNAKEN encoded by the exons ATGAATACGCTCAGTGATATGCGCCATAGTCATCTGGATACACATACCGCATCATTCAAAGGCGACGTGAAGCCCAAAATAATCGTTGTTTTGGGTCCAACCGCAACAGGGAAAACTGAGGCATCCATAGAGCTTGCTCTCAAACTTAAAACGCACAATATCACAGCTGAGATCATAAACGCTGATTCCATGCAA GTATACAAGGGCTTTGATGTGGGCACAGCAAAGCCAACGCTAGATCAGATGCAAAGGGTCAGGCATCATCTCCTAGGAACAGTGCCCCCTACCCAAATGTACAATGCATCCCAGTATGTACATACAGCTCAATCACTT ATCGCAGAGATCCACGCCAACAACGTTCTTCCCATTATTGTAGGAGGGACCAATCTCTATATCGAAGGATTACTATGGCCTTCGATCCTTGACATGCGCCTACAAAATTCTG AAACCACAGATGCTTACCATG GGAAATCTGTTGTACAATTGTACGATGAACTTATGAAACTTGATCCACAAAGG GCAGCTATGCTGCACTGCAATGATCGCAAGAGAATTACGAGAAGTTTGGATGTCATTAAAACCTCCGGAATGAAGCATAGTGATCTTATAGCCGTGCGACTTAGTGAGAAACAGGAAGCAGGGTCCAA ATACGATTCAATTCTATTTGCTATGCACTGCGACCCAACAGAACATAGAAAGAGAATTAAAAGGAGGTGCCACAAAATGATAGAG GACGGTATCGTCGACGAATGCAAGGAGCTCATTAATTTAATCG AAACCAACGCAATAGACAAGCACAAGGGCATATGCCAGAGCATAG GTTACAAGGAGTTGATTCCTATTATACGGGATACCATTGGCAACAATGCCGATATTGATGAACAAACGAAGGAATTGTGCATAGAAAAGTTAGAAATTGCAACTTGGCAATACGCTAGACGTCAAAGGACGTGGATCACAAACCGATTCAAGAAGTCCCAGATAACGAGGGTTATTGCCATTGATACCACTG